From one Lycium barbarum isolate Lr01 chromosome 6, ASM1917538v2, whole genome shotgun sequence genomic stretch:
- the LOC132644150 gene encoding uncharacterized protein LOC132644150: MYYAQQSFTTTVPVYTALPSIRVSAPTYQTPPQQNYRPPPYNPPQNYQNQLPPPAYNAPRPAFERRPVREFTTLFEPKARLFEWLLAVGLIQKVPQKPAQLGNRFYKADQTCAYHSGGYGHSTKDCINLKHKIQDLIDKRKIILETVTPNVNTNSLPNHGNNRVHMIERNKDWEACRVLVLKAVESLEQIVASLILQEHPNFKVLIPALGPTKAILRFSTFIPAPVVAEATQQIALRPKEPIIVQAAMAQGMTRSGRCYTPEELAQNATWKENTQKRAMTEGEAEDFWQRMQPKNYSIVEHLKKTSAQISVLSLLASSPKHKQALMKVLDNAYVPAGTSSEDLVGLVAHIIREHKICFSKEDLPVKETSHNRALNITMECGGKAIRRVLMDNGSGLNIFPITTLTQLGYDMTKIL; encoded by the coding sequence ATGTATTACGCACAACAAAGCTTCACTACCACCGTACCAGTCTACACAGCTCTGCCTAGCATCCGTGTGTCCGCTCCCACTTACCAAACACCACCTCAACAAAATTACCGCCCACCACCATATAACCCACCtcagaattaccaaaatcaactACCACCCCCAGCGTACAATGCTCCACGTCCTGCCTTCGAGAGGAGGCCAGTAAGAGAATTCACTACACTCTTCGAGCCTAAGGCTCGGCTCTTCGAGTGGTTATTGGCCGTCGGCTTGATCCAGAAGGTCCCCCAAAAACCAGCACAGCTGGGAAATAGATTTTATAAGGCTGATCAGACTTGTGCCTATCACTCAGGAGGATATGGGCATAGCACAAAAGACTGCATAAATCTCAAGCACAAAATCCAGGATCTGATCGACAAAAGGAAAATCATTTTGGAGACCGTAACACCCAATGTGAACACAAACTCGTTGCCTAACCATGGAAACAATAGAGTCCACATGATTGAGAGGAATAAAGACTGGGAAGCTTGCAGAGTATTGGTCCTTAAAGCAGTCGAGTCCCTGGAACAAATAGTAGCCTCCCTCATACTCCAAGAGCACCCTAATTTTAAGGTTTTGATCCCAGCGCTAGGACCCACGAAAGCTATATTAAGGTTTAGTACCTTCATCCCAGCACCCGTGGTAGCAGAGGCTACACAGCAAATTGCACTCAGACCCAAAGAGCCAATCATTGTACAAGCAGCCATGGCTCAAGGCATGACTCGCTCGGGGAGATGTTACACTCCTGAAGAGTTAGCACAGAATGCTACATGGAAAGAAAACACCCAAAAGAGGGCAATGACTGAAGGAGAAGCGGAAGATTTCTGGCAGCGCATGCAACCAAAAAACTACTCTATCGTTGAGCATCTAAAGAAGACATCGGCGCAAATATCGGTGTTGTCATTACTAGCTAGCTCCCCAAAACACAAGCAGGCTCTCATGAAAGTGTTAGATAATGCATACGTACCAGCTGGTACGAGCAGTGAAGACTTGGTTGGGTTGGTGGCCCACATCATCAGAGAACACAAAATCTGCTTCTCAAAAGAGGATTTGCCAGTAAAAGAAACCTCTCACAACAGAGCTCTTAATATCACCATGGAGTGCGGTGGCAAGGCAATAAGGAGAGTGCTTATGGATAATGGATCGGGTCTCAATATCTTCCCTATCACTACATTAACACAACTCGGCTATGACATGACCAAAATACTCTAG